A single genomic interval of Leptospira dzoumogneensis harbors:
- a CDS encoding hybrid sensor histidine kinase/response regulator has product MTREKSPNVLIIDDEAEIRTALERVISREGYHVFLAENFESAMTIVRDHAVDIVISDILMGGKDGIEVAREIKKYNSNIPVILITGNPQLHTAEEALRNRVFDYISKPVSRQNILTALENARKEKEDRDRKSKKIIKAVREKTHFAQQSKDLNYRNSLILETTGDCVITLDEDLLIRGANEATIRNFGYDENEIVGQKITLLISDENTGAYLERIAHLMSRKSDHNIARLHNAELISRSGEKFNFDISVCRYELNGKTYYTGIARDITQKNIISEKLIDAERRAFLTTIASSIGHEINNALTAIQGFIEVARLPDADEPIKDKAISVTWNQITKLKNLTFNLLQLGKPGDSGRDKEDLDLNEVVESVIEVFRKTTRLKYCEIVFDRSPEKTSVHSNADQLSLLFSNIFLNSADATENKGRIEISVGEKNHHPMVKIRDNGVGMSKDILNKIFQPYFTTKKTGQGTGLGMFVAKEIADVFGIRIEIDSEPEKGTEFRLVFPDKL; this is encoded by the coding sequence ATGACGAGGGAAAAAAGTCCCAACGTATTGATCATTGACGACGAAGCGGAAATCAGGACCGCTTTAGAGCGTGTCATCTCAAGAGAAGGTTATCATGTTTTTCTTGCGGAAAATTTCGAATCCGCAATGACAATCGTTAGGGATCATGCGGTAGATATAGTAATTTCCGATATTCTAATGGGCGGCAAAGACGGGATCGAAGTCGCGAGAGAAATTAAAAAATACAATTCTAATATTCCGGTCATATTAATAACAGGAAACCCTCAACTTCATACTGCGGAAGAAGCTCTTCGGAACAGAGTATTCGATTATATTTCCAAACCAGTCAGCAGGCAGAATATCTTAACTGCATTGGAGAACGCCCGCAAAGAAAAAGAAGATAGGGACAGAAAATCTAAAAAGATCATAAAAGCAGTCCGTGAAAAGACCCATTTCGCGCAACAATCCAAAGATCTAAATTATCGTAATAGTTTAATTTTAGAAACTACCGGAGACTGCGTAATCACCCTAGACGAGGATTTACTTATCCGAGGCGCAAACGAAGCCACGATCCGAAATTTCGGGTATGATGAAAACGAGATTGTTGGGCAAAAGATCACACTTTTGATCTCTGATGAGAATACAGGCGCATATCTGGAAAGAATCGCTCATTTGATGAGCCGTAAATCGGATCATAATATCGCCAGATTACATAACGCGGAACTGATCAGCAGAAGCGGAGAAAAATTCAATTTCGATATTTCAGTATGTAGGTACGAACTAAACGGTAAAACGTATTATACCGGTATAGCAAGAGATATTACCCAAAAAAATATCATCTCCGAAAAGCTGATCGATGCGGAAAGAAGAGCGTTCTTAACTACGATCGCTTCTAGTATCGGCCATGAGATCAATAATGCACTCACTGCCATACAAGGTTTTATAGAAGTGGCAAGACTTCCAGATGCGGATGAACCCATCAAAGATAAGGCAATTTCAGTTACTTGGAATCAGATCACAAAATTAAAGAACCTGACTTTCAACCTATTACAGCTAGGAAAACCGGGAGATTCAGGCAGAGACAAAGAAGATCTGGATCTAAACGAAGTAGTCGAATCCGTCATAGAAGTTTTCAGAAAGACCACTCGTTTAAAATATTGTGAGATTGTATTCGATAGAAGTCCTGAAAAAACGTCTGTACATTCTAACGCGGACCAATTGAGCCTTTTATTCTCTAATATCTTTTTAAATTCTGCGGACGCTACGGAGAATAAAGGAAGAATAGAGATCTCCGTGGGAGAAAAAAATCATCATCCTATGGTTAAGATCAGGGATAACGGGGTCGGGATGAGCAAAGATATTTTGAATAAGATCTTTCAACCTTACTTCACCACTAAAAAGACCGGCCAAGGTACAGGACTCGGGATGTTCGTTGCAAAAGAGATAGCTGACGTATTCGGGATACGAATAGAAATCGATTCAGAGCCGGAAAAAGGCACCGAATTCCGCTTGGTCTTTCCGGACAAATTGTAG
- a CDS encoding ATP-binding protein — MKNRELVLLLEKAFFPAQEGILILEPGSYSILGSNPKACSILGYDPDELKTLSLSNLLARPDSIGNYGGGAEELGISLLWNLRKRNGSLLLADFTINAFSETPNSPLIFHIYQRSEIREIELRLYYLQSILRTLRLLKLNLRSLRLSSESTLFQKICDTLKENPHYSLVWGFYRREDGTDQILIQSDLDSKWRKNLETAWEEKKSKSPFETLLDGKEQFHIYEFGSNVYPEWEEALVAKDFRRSLSLIIREEGKIIGGIQIISRENMAFDSGENYLYFEIVEDLLSSLQYLRIEKQRRETAKILQFQGALLNSLEVPLLSTDDEGFITYVNNNISSLLGISKEEIIGVQVRELLKLEPEAMDMILLGSRAETRITIRGRHEVPFLLASSSLKDDYGNRIGTILLLLDISEQKKNEELIRASEMKLRNLFASMNNGIVILDPQGKVLEVAPILKFYLFQFLNVDVDDEFPSLFPEEAQKGILVKLEECIRTQRAAYLDFSMVLLGEEENYFSIKFLPLKKYQDFPVAAMLIFSDVTQTKVLDRQLYETAKFASIGEIAAGIAHEVNNPLQSSLLYLEDLLEHEDPDPIERKKVYKRIEGAALRIRDLIKGLLDLGRRAPRKKELVSPYFILLRACELIEVSCKKNGIELKRVTNPELPQIHVAWQEIEQVLINCLVNAVNAISEMEHKPAIPLIQVSARKELYLNGEMVSFTIQDNGPGMNAEVAEKAFLPLYTTRRTKQGTGLGLTISQRIITDHGGTIQLESNPGQGTKVTVRVPVGKV; from the coding sequence ATGAAGAATCGGGAATTAGTTCTACTCTTAGAAAAGGCCTTCTTTCCCGCCCAGGAAGGAATTCTGATCTTAGAGCCTGGGAGCTATAGTATACTCGGTTCGAATCCTAAGGCATGCTCTATCTTAGGTTATGATCCGGACGAACTAAAAACTCTTAGTCTAAGCAATTTACTCGCTCGTCCTGACAGCATCGGAAATTACGGAGGCGGAGCAGAAGAATTAGGCATCTCTCTTCTTTGGAATTTGAGAAAGCGTAACGGATCACTTCTTCTTGCAGACTTTACGATCAACGCATTCTCGGAAACTCCTAATTCACCTTTAATTTTTCATATCTACCAAAGATCGGAGATCAGAGAGATAGAACTCAGATTGTATTATCTGCAGAGTATCTTAAGGACTCTTAGACTTTTAAAATTAAATCTTAGATCTTTACGCTTAAGTTCCGAGAGTACTCTTTTCCAAAAGATCTGCGATACTCTCAAAGAAAATCCTCATTATAGTTTGGTTTGGGGTTTTTATAGAAGAGAAGATGGAACGGATCAAATACTGATCCAATCAGACTTGGATTCTAAATGGAGAAAAAATTTAGAAACCGCTTGGGAAGAAAAAAAATCCAAATCTCCTTTTGAAACTCTTTTAGACGGCAAAGAACAATTCCATATTTATGAATTCGGCTCTAATGTTTATCCTGAATGGGAAGAAGCATTAGTAGCAAAAGATTTCAGAAGATCCTTAAGTCTGATCATTCGAGAAGAAGGTAAAATTATAGGCGGTATACAGATCATCTCCAGGGAGAATATGGCATTCGATTCCGGAGAGAACTATCTGTATTTCGAGATAGTGGAAGATCTTCTTTCTTCTCTTCAATATTTAAGGATAGAAAAACAAAGAAGAGAGACCGCAAAGATCCTGCAATTCCAAGGCGCACTCTTGAATTCTTTGGAAGTCCCGCTTTTATCCACTGACGACGAAGGATTTATCACTTATGTGAATAATAATATCAGCTCTCTATTAGGAATTTCTAAAGAAGAGATTATCGGGGTCCAAGTAAGAGAACTTCTAAAATTAGAACCGGAAGCTATGGATATGATCCTTTTAGGCTCTAGGGCGGAGACAAGGATCACGATCCGAGGCAGGCACGAGGTCCCGTTCTTATTGGCTTCTTCTTCCCTGAAAGATGATTACGGTAATAGGATCGGGACCATCTTACTTCTTTTGGATATTTCGGAACAGAAGAAGAATGAAGAGTTGATCCGCGCTTCCGAAATGAAACTCCGGAACTTATTCGCCTCCATGAACAATGGGATCGTAATTTTAGATCCTCAGGGAAAAGTTTTGGAAGTAGCTCCTATTCTGAAATTTTACTTATTCCAATTTTTGAATGTGGATGTAGACGATGAATTCCCTTCTCTTTTTCCGGAAGAAGCTCAAAAAGGGATCTTGGTCAAATTGGAAGAATGTATCCGCACTCAAAGAGCGGCCTATTTGGACTTTTCCATGGTATTATTAGGAGAAGAGGAAAATTACTTTTCCATAAAGTTCCTTCCGCTCAAAAAATACCAAGATTTCCCTGTCGCGGCTATGTTAATTTTCTCCGATGTAACCCAAACCAAGGTTTTGGACAGACAATTATATGAGACCGCAAAATTCGCATCTATCGGAGAGATCGCGGCGGGTATCGCTCACGAAGTAAATAATCCCCTTCAATCCAGTTTATTATATTTAGAAGATCTTTTAGAACACGAAGATCCGGATCCGATCGAAAGAAAAAAAGTTTATAAAAGAATAGAAGGCGCTGCCTTACGGATCAGAGACCTGATCAAAGGTCTTTTGGATCTGGGAAGAAGGGCCCCGAGAAAGAAAGAATTGGTATCTCCTTATTTCATTCTTCTGAGAGCCTGCGAGCTGATCGAAGTTAGTTGTAAAAAGAATGGAATCGAATTGAAACGGGTTACTAATCCTGAACTTCCTCAGATCCATGTCGCTTGGCAGGAAATCGAACAAGTATTGATCAACTGTCTAGTAAATGCAGTTAACGCGATTTCCGAAATGGAACATAAACCGGCGATCCCATTGATACAAGTTTCCGCACGAAAAGAATTATATTTGAACGGAGAGATGGTGAGTTTTACCATTCAAGATAACGGTCCAGGAATGAACGCCGAAGTCGCAGAAAAGGCATTTCTACCTTTATATACGACTAGGAGAACTAAGCAAGGGACTGGACTTGGATTGACTATCTCTCAACGTATCATTACTGATCACGGCGGGACTATACAGTTGGAATCCAATCCGGGACAAGGTACCAAGGTTACCGTCCGAGTGCCTGTAGGAAAGGTATGA
- a CDS encoding alpha/beta fold hydrolase, which yields MDFVYELFLRNYTRQKIKFMEKELGFQRLQLDLGGHKIFFLKRPSAQGSNKTLFFIHGLLDSATGFRRLAPFLRNDFNLLVPDIPGFGLSPLPKVKYLYQVDVFADLLYNSIRKLALNDVVLAGHSMGSLIAMMIAIRDSEKEKRVQRLVLLAPGGIPHPQRDEMRKLLFPSKTEEIERLLTALYQENVPELGGIAKKALLSQWNNLAHKFLTENTLDREKEIFLGKKLSAVSQKSLIISGTEDPITDPPMVKKLHSYLKKSKLVWIPNAKHALHMERPREVAEKINSWL from the coding sequence ATGGATTTTGTATACGAACTTTTTCTTCGAAATTATACCAGGCAAAAAATTAAGTTTATGGAGAAGGAGCTGGGATTTCAGCGTCTGCAGCTTGACCTCGGTGGACACAAAATTTTCTTCTTGAAGAGACCTTCTGCCCAAGGATCGAACAAAACTCTTTTTTTCATCCATGGACTTCTGGATTCTGCCACAGGTTTCAGGAGACTGGCTCCCTTTTTACGAAATGACTTCAATCTTTTGGTCCCGGACATTCCCGGTTTCGGGTTAAGTCCTCTTCCTAAAGTGAAATATTTGTATCAGGTAGATGTATTTGCCGACCTTCTTTACAATTCGATCCGCAAACTCGCGTTAAACGACGTAGTTTTGGCCGGACATTCTATGGGATCTTTGATCGCGATGATGATCGCAATCCGTGATTCCGAAAAAGAAAAGAGGGTCCAAAGACTTGTGCTTCTTGCGCCGGGAGGGATCCCTCATCCACAAAGAGACGAAATGAGGAAGTTACTTTTTCCTTCCAAAACGGAAGAGATAGAAAGGCTTCTTACCGCATTGTATCAGGAGAATGTCCCGGAATTGGGCGGTATCGCCAAAAAGGCCCTGCTCAGTCAGTGGAATAATTTAGCTCACAAGTTTTTAACGGAGAATACTTTGGACAGAGAGAAAGAGATTTTTCTAGGTAAAAAACTTTCCGCAGTTTCTCAAAAATCTCTGATCATATCCGGGACAGAAGATCCGATCACGGATCCTCCTATGGTGAAAAAATTACATTCATATTTAAAGAAGAGTAAACTGGTCTGGATCCCAAATGCAAAACATGCTCTCCACATGGAAAGACCTAGAGAAGTCGCGGAGAAGATCAATTCTTGGCTTTGA
- a CDS encoding response regulator — protein sequence MEKVKIAIVEDNPEFAQNCANTLSVMEEVDQVEVFSSTEDLSQNHRDKFDLVFMDIVLPGKSGIDYIKERSDFDNDPKYIMLSTLDTDDALMQAMQAGAVGFVLKKDLKDIKEVARMVMREGGILSPGAAAKVISFFRKPPTKETHSLTPREKEILNHIINGYRTKEIARNFGTKEGTVRIQIKSIFKKLQVNSRVDLVRKYSRF from the coding sequence ATGGAAAAAGTAAAAATTGCTATAGTTGAAGACAATCCCGAGTTTGCTCAGAACTGTGCAAACACTCTCTCAGTGATGGAAGAAGTTGATCAAGTAGAAGTATTCTCCTCTACCGAAGACTTATCACAAAACCACCGGGATAAATTCGATCTTGTATTTATGGATATCGTTCTTCCTGGTAAGTCCGGGATCGATTATATAAAAGAAAGATCCGATTTTGATAATGATCCTAAGTATATTATGCTTTCCACGTTAGATACCGACGATGCTTTGATGCAAGCAATGCAGGCCGGTGCGGTCGGATTCGTTCTTAAAAAAGATCTGAAAGATATAAAAGAAGTAGCGAGAATGGTAATGAGAGAAGGAGGAATACTTTCTCCTGGTGCTGCCGCTAAAGTGATCTCCTTTTTCAGAAAACCTCCAACCAAGGAGACACATTCTTTAACTCCTAGAGAAAAAGAAATTTTGAATCACATTATAAACGGTTATAGAACAAAGGAAATAGCGCGTAACTTTGGAACGAAAGAAGGTACGGTTAGAATTCAGATCAAAAGTATCTTCAAAAAATTGCAGGTGAATTCAAGAGTGGATCTGGTTCGTAAGTATTCTCGTTTCTGA
- a CDS encoding lysophospholipid acyltransferase family protein produces the protein MKIAFFSFIATTILKIIYITVRWTRINVPEKSEELLLQKKGFVLSLWHNQIPFVIDFTYKFYVKRYDLEVIPMASQSKDGELATRVISHFGMRPKRGSSKRGGAAALKALVQDAKKGSISLITPDGPTGPVYTLKPGIIQLASMTGFPILSYYAKYDHYTIVQSWDRTPVPKLFSKAEFFISEPFYVPKLSGNDELEVWRKKFETFMLDQVGISQQEAENLREEVRLASDAKRKEKYK, from the coding sequence ATGAAGATCGCATTTTTTTCCTTTATTGCCACTACAATATTAAAAATTATTTATATAACTGTTCGCTGGACTCGAATTAATGTCCCGGAAAAGTCAGAAGAGTTACTTCTCCAAAAAAAAGGATTCGTTCTATCACTTTGGCATAATCAAATCCCATTCGTTATAGATTTTACGTATAAATTTTATGTAAAACGTTACGACTTAGAAGTGATCCCAATGGCATCCCAATCCAAGGATGGAGAATTGGCCACAAGAGTGATCTCTCATTTTGGAATGAGACCAAAAAGAGGTTCCAGCAAAAGAGGAGGAGCCGCCGCATTAAAGGCCTTGGTGCAAGACGCGAAAAAAGGAAGTATCAGCTTGATCACTCCCGACGGTCCTACCGGCCCGGTTTATACTCTCAAACCCGGGATCATTCAGTTAGCTTCTATGACAGGGTTCCCTATATTATCCTATTACGCTAAATATGATCATTATACGATCGTACAAAGCTGGGACAGAACTCCGGTCCCTAAACTATTCTCTAAAGCGGAGTTTTTTATTTCAGAACCATTTTACGTCCCAAAACTGAGCGGAAATGACGAACTGGAAGTATGGAGAAAAAAATTCGAAACGTTTATGCTGGATCAAGTAGGGATTTCCCAGCAAGAGGCGGAAAATTTAAGGGAAGAAGTTCGACTGGCATCGGACGCGAAGCGAAAAGAAAAGTATAAGTAG
- a CDS encoding FAD-binding oxidoreductase, whose product MSISQENKNKLKSLLGEDRVFFKDETQMDQATFLSFGTDRTKVYVPDYEILTFPKNTQEVSEIVKFAFENDIKIVPSGGRTGYAGGAVAKSGEIVISLTKMDQVLDFDPFFGSLTVQAGMITKNLHKEAEERGFYFPVDFAATGSSHIGGNIATNAGGVRVVHYGLIRQWVLGLKVVTGTGEILEFNGEILKNNTGYDLKHLFIGSEGTLGIITECTLKLTKKPADNRILFTAVPDFPSILELFKETHNMSLPILAFEFLTKYCLDKVMDHLHVPDPFSEVSPYYVLMEFEITEESDDEKLFSFLETIMEKGYVSDGSLAQNSRQAETFWKYREGISESISIDYTVHKNDISLPLRNMNPFLEDMQALLSSKYPGFEIALFGHIGDGNLHLNIVKPKDLSDAEFFSQCKKVDPSMFELLQKHHGSISAEHGIGLLKKDFLHFSRSSAEIEVMRMIKKSLDPKNLLNPGKILP is encoded by the coding sequence ATGAGTATTAGCCAGGAAAATAAAAATAAACTCAAATCCCTATTGGGAGAAGACAGGGTTTTTTTCAAAGATGAAACCCAGATGGATCAGGCGACATTCCTTTCTTTCGGAACGGACAGAACAAAAGTATATGTTCCGGATTATGAAATTCTAACATTCCCCAAAAACACCCAAGAAGTTTCGGAAATCGTAAAATTCGCATTCGAGAATGATATCAAGATCGTTCCCTCCGGTGGAAGAACAGGCTATGCAGGCGGAGCAGTAGCTAAGTCCGGAGAAATAGTTATCTCTCTTACTAAGATGGATCAAGTTTTGGATTTCGATCCGTTCTTCGGATCCTTAACTGTGCAGGCCGGAATGATCACTAAAAATCTGCATAAAGAAGCGGAAGAAAGAGGTTTTTATTTCCCCGTGGATTTCGCAGCCACAGGCTCCTCTCATATAGGCGGAAATATCGCGACTAACGCAGGTGGAGTAAGGGTAGTCCACTACGGTCTGATCCGCCAATGGGTTTTGGGCCTAAAAGTAGTTACGGGAACGGGAGAAATCCTGGAATTTAACGGAGAGATCCTGAAAAATAATACCGGTTATGATCTTAAACATCTGTTCATAGGTTCGGAAGGGACATTGGGGATCATCACCGAATGTACCCTTAAACTTACCAAAAAGCCTGCAGACAATCGTATACTTTTCACGGCAGTCCCCGATTTTCCTTCTATATTAGAATTATTTAAAGAAACTCATAATATGTCTCTGCCGATTTTGGCATTCGAGTTTTTGACCAAATATTGTTTAGACAAGGTGATGGACCACTTGCATGTTCCTGATCCATTTTCAGAAGTGAGTCCATATTATGTTTTAATGGAATTCGAGATCACTGAAGAATCCGACGATGAGAAATTATTCTCCTTTTTAGAGACTATTATGGAAAAAGGTTATGTTTCCGACGGAAGCCTGGCTCAAAACTCCAGACAAGCGGAAACCTTCTGGAAATACAGAGAAGGGATCAGTGAATCCATCTCTATAGATTACACAGTCCACAAAAACGATATATCTCTTCCTCTTCGGAACATGAATCCTTTCCTGGAAGATATGCAAGCTTTGCTTTCTTCTAAATATCCAGGCTTTGAGATCGCACTTTTCGGTCATATAGGTGATGGGAACCTTCACTTGAATATAGTGAAACCTAAGGATCTTTCCGATGCGGAGTTTTTCTCTCAATGCAAGAAGGTAGATCCTTCTATGTTCGAACTATTACAAAAACATCATGGATCCATTAGTGCAGAACATGGGATCGGCCTCCTGAAAAAGGATTTTTTACATTTCTCTCGTTCTTCTGCCGAGATAGAAGTGATGAGAATGATCAAAAAATCTCTGGACCCGAAAAATCTTTTGAATCCGGGGAAGATACTCCCTTAA
- the ppk1 gene encoding polyphosphate kinase 1: MKSPETQNLGSGGNGNKGPIHIGNSDIFFDRELSWVDFNKRVLEEANDPENPLLERLKFLCITESNLDEFYMVRVAGVRNLLAEGNDEKSLNGQRASEILTELSNKVRNFVNVQYETLTHTLEQMKENGIHLILNPDELNKNEIEDIKHYYKEDVSPILTPLSIDPSHPFPHILNKSLNLAIVLTADDEKTGLKKDLFAVVQVPSVLPRFLQLKGEGKTRRFFPLEEIIKLHVDDLFYGMTVKEVYPFRILRDADISIDEEASVKDLLITMKKEIRNRIWGDAVRMDIYEGTSSFVRNTLKELMELQDHEIFDVSSILNISDTMYFYGLEHTSKFKYTFFQQKTTLKFESPEKIFDAIKKKDRLLHHPYQSFGAIEDLLRISSEDPKVLGIKMTLYRTSGDSPIIQYLGQAAENGKQVTVLVELKARFDEERNIKWAQKLEERGVHVVYGVVGLKIHSKMLLIVRREEEHLVRYVHLGTGNYNSTTSKYYTDLSFFTVNKDITEDVSTIFNTITSYAKMPFLHKLAASPHNLKTVFLALIEKETENAKAGKPARIIFKMNSLVDPHIILAMYNASRAGVIIELIIRGICCLKPGLPGISENITVISIVGRFLEHTRIYYFLSGGEESIFLASADCMPRNFERRIEVLFPILDTKNKDRIKKILDVQIRDNVKARLLSSDGVYRKRERAEGEKPVDSQIERMNFTE, encoded by the coding sequence ATAAAATCTCCCGAAACCCAGAACTTAGGAAGTGGAGGAAATGGAAACAAGGGACCGATCCATATCGGTAACTCCGATATCTTTTTTGACCGTGAACTTTCCTGGGTGGACTTTAACAAGCGGGTCTTAGAAGAAGCGAACGATCCTGAAAATCCTCTTCTGGAACGTCTGAAATTTTTATGTATTACTGAATCTAACCTGGACGAGTTCTATATGGTCCGAGTCGCAGGAGTAAGGAACCTACTAGCGGAAGGTAATGACGAAAAAAGCCTAAACGGGCAAAGAGCTTCCGAGATCTTAACCGAGTTGTCCAATAAGGTAAGAAATTTCGTAAATGTTCAATACGAAACCCTAACACATACTCTGGAACAAATGAAAGAGAATGGGATCCATCTCATCTTAAATCCGGATGAATTAAATAAAAACGAAATAGAAGACATCAAACATTATTATAAAGAAGATGTTTCTCCTATCTTAACTCCACTTTCTATAGATCCATCTCACCCGTTTCCTCATATACTTAATAAATCCTTAAACTTAGCGATCGTTCTTACCGCGGACGACGAAAAAACAGGACTTAAAAAAGATCTGTTTGCAGTAGTTCAAGTACCTTCGGTCTTACCGAGATTCCTGCAACTCAAGGGAGAAGGTAAAACCAGAAGATTTTTCCCTCTGGAAGAGATCATCAAACTTCATGTGGATGACCTATTCTATGGAATGACTGTAAAAGAAGTTTATCCTTTCAGGATCCTAAGGGATGCGGACATCTCTATAGACGAAGAAGCTTCCGTGAAGGACCTGCTCATTACTATGAAAAAAGAGATCCGAAACCGTATCTGGGGAGACGCGGTAAGGATGGACATCTACGAAGGAACTTCTTCTTTCGTACGAAATACCCTGAAAGAGCTTATGGAACTACAGGACCATGAAATTTTTGATGTATCTTCTATATTAAATATTAGTGATACAATGTATTTTTACGGACTAGAACATACTTCTAAATTCAAATATACATTCTTCCAACAGAAGACCACTTTAAAGTTCGAATCTCCCGAGAAAATTTTCGACGCAATCAAAAAGAAAGACAGATTATTACATCACCCTTATCAATCTTTCGGTGCAATCGAAGATCTGCTCAGGATTTCCAGCGAAGACCCTAAAGTTCTAGGGATCAAAATGACCCTATATCGTACGAGCGGGGATTCTCCTATTATCCAATATTTAGGCCAGGCCGCTGAAAACGGAAAACAGGTCACAGTACTTGTGGAGTTGAAAGCAAGATTCGACGAAGAACGAAATATCAAATGGGCCCAAAAACTGGAAGAAAGAGGAGTCCACGTAGTATACGGAGTGGTAGGACTTAAGATCCACAGCAAGATGCTCCTGATCGTAAGAAGAGAAGAAGAACATCTAGTACGTTACGTGCACCTTGGGACCGGAAATTATAACTCGACAACCAGTAAATATTATACGGACCTAAGCTTCTTTACGGTTAATAAAGATATTACGGAAGATGTTTCCACTATATTCAACACGATCACTAGTTATGCGAAGATGCCTTTCTTGCATAAGCTGGCTGCTTCTCCACATAACCTGAAAACCGTATTTTTAGCTTTGATCGAAAAAGAGACTGAAAACGCAAAGGCAGGGAAACCTGCACGTATCATTTTCAAAATGAACAGTTTAGTCGATCCTCATATTATATTAGCAATGTATAATGCGAGCCGTGCCGGAGTGATCATAGAGCTGATCATTCGAGGGATCTGCTGTTTAAAACCTGGACTTCCCGGGATCTCGGAAAATATCACGGTAATCTCCATCGTAGGCAGATTCTTAGAGCATACACGTATCTATTATTTCCTTTCAGGCGGAGAAGAAAGTATCTTCCTTGCTTCCGCAGACTGTATGCCTAGAAACTTCGAAAGAAGGATCGAGGTCTTATTTCCGATACTGGATACAAAGAACAAAGATAGGATCAAAAAGATCTTAGACGTTCAGATCAGGGACAACGTAAAAGCCAGACTACTTTCTTCCGACGGAGTGTATCGCAAAAGAGAAAGAGCCGAAGGTGAAAAACCTGTGGACAGCCAGATCGAAAGAATGAACTTCACGGAATAA
- a CDS encoding LIC13259/LIC11441 family protein, producing MRNVFAYIAAASVVSVSAPAAAESSELRLFQRLSVFHEQLLSSDDKRTNPKGLSGMIRRAKESSGEERIKYAKSLTFAELLEKAGSREEQEFLYSELCSSLKGVAPKFEFYSFLCPKTGKVWISKTNEVRNPYLIDEREAGKLIS from the coding sequence ATGCGCAACGTATTCGCATACATAGCCGCGGCATCCGTCGTTTCAGTTTCCGCTCCAGCAGCGGCGGAATCTTCCGAGTTGAGATTATTTCAAAGACTCTCGGTATTTCATGAACAATTACTTTCCAGTGATGATAAAAGAACAAATCCGAAAGGGCTCTCGGGCATGATCCGCAGAGCAAAAGAAAGTTCCGGAGAAGAAAGGATTAAATACGCTAAGTCGTTGACCTTTGCAGAATTATTGGAAAAGGCAGGTTCGAGAGAAGAGCAGGAATTTTTATATTCGGAATTATGTTCTTCCTTAAAAGGAGTAGCGCCCAAGTTCGAATTCTATTCCTTCCTCTGTCCTAAAACCGGGAAGGTTTGGATCTCTAAAACAAATGAGGTCCGAAATCCTTATTTAATCGATGAAAGAGAAGCAGGAAAACTGATAAGTTAA
- a CDS encoding DinB family protein, with the protein MIDPEYCVALAEYNRWQNESLLNVSEKLKSGELEEDKKLFFGSMAKTWNHIIMMDLSWLDRFHSRPIQKLDFQEMQFSNLTELKKLRTELDSTISEWVKTITSEWLTQDLKFYSYMYKKEITLPIWLLVTHFFNHQTHHRSQISTALLQSGLDYGVTDIPWNPFYPRSR; encoded by the coding sequence ATGATAGATCCGGAATACTGTGTCGCTTTGGCAGAATACAATCGTTGGCAAAACGAATCCTTATTAAATGTTTCTGAAAAATTAAAATCGGGCGAATTGGAGGAAGATAAAAAACTATTCTTCGGTTCGATGGCAAAGACCTGGAATCATATCATTATGATGGATCTTTCTTGGCTGGATAGGTTTCATTCTAGGCCGATCCAAAAATTGGATTTCCAAGAGATGCAATTTTCCAATCTGACAGAACTCAAAAAACTTAGAACTGAATTAGATTCGACGATTTCCGAATGGGTAAAAACCATAACCTCAGAGTGGCTTACACAAGACCTGAAGTTTTACAGTTACATGTACAAAAAAGAGATTACATTGCCGATCTGGCTTTTGGTCACTCATTTTTTCAATCATCAGACCCATCATCGCAGCCAAATCTCTACGGCTTTATTACAAAGTGGATTGGATTACGGAGTCACGGATATTCCTTGGAATCCTTTTTATCCAAGATCAAGATAA